A single genomic interval of Bradyrhizobium sp. AZCC 1693 harbors:
- the xerD gene encoding site-specific tyrosine recombinase XerD produces the protein MRSSKTTKDETLINLFLDMLAAEQGAGNNTLDAYRRDLTDFSEFLGRKGQNFTGAGTDALRDYLADLDTRGFKSSSVARRLSAMRHLFRFLLNERIRSDDPAAILSGPKRGRGLPKVLSIADVDRMLTRAKELTLGQNASPQQRLRAMRLYCLLEVLYATGLRVSELVALPLSASRRDARMIVVRGKGNKERLVPLNEASRQAMADYLAAMEALRPEKKKNASPSKWLFPSFGESGHLTRQHFARDLKELAAASGLAPRLVSPHVLRHAFASHLLHNGADLRIVQTLLGHTDISTTQIYTHVVEERLKSLVRDLHPLAEK, from the coding sequence ATGCGTTCCAGCAAGACGACCAAAGACGAGACACTGATCAACCTGTTCCTCGACATGCTCGCGGCGGAACAGGGTGCGGGCAACAACACGCTCGACGCCTATCGCCGCGACCTTACGGATTTTTCCGAGTTTCTCGGCCGCAAGGGACAAAACTTCACCGGCGCCGGGACCGACGCGCTGCGGGACTACCTCGCCGACCTCGACACCCGCGGCTTCAAATCCTCCAGCGTGGCACGCCGGCTGTCGGCGATGCGGCATCTGTTCCGCTTTCTCCTGAACGAGCGCATCCGCAGCGACGATCCTGCGGCGATCCTGTCCGGCCCGAAGCGCGGCCGCGGCTTGCCGAAGGTGCTGTCGATCGCGGATGTCGACCGCATGCTGACGCGGGCCAAGGAATTGACGCTAGGCCAGAACGCTTCGCCGCAGCAGCGGCTGCGCGCGATGCGGCTCTATTGCCTGCTGGAAGTGCTTTATGCCACGGGCTTACGCGTCTCGGAGCTGGTGGCGCTGCCGCTGTCGGCCTCGCGGCGTGACGCCCGCATGATCGTGGTGCGCGGCAAGGGCAACAAGGAACGTCTGGTGCCGCTCAACGAAGCGTCGCGGCAGGCGATGGCCGATTATCTCGCCGCGATGGAAGCGCTCAGACCCGAGAAGAAGAAAAACGCCAGCCCCTCGAAATGGCTGTTTCCCTCCTTCGGCGAGAGCGGCCATCTGACGCGGCAGCATTTTGCCCGCGACCTGAAGGAACTGGCGGCGGCATCGGGCCTCGCACCGCGGCTGGTCTCGCCGCACGTGCTGCGCCACGCCTTCGCCAGCCACCTGCTGCACAACGGCGCGGACCTGCGCATCGTGCAGACGCTGCTCGGCCATACCGACATCTCGACCACGCAGATCTATACCCATGTGGTCGAGGAACGGCTGAAAAGCCTGGTGCGCGACCTGCATCCGCTGGCGGAGAAGTAA
- a CDS encoding histidine kinase, with amino-acid sequence MPSLFRFLTVVGIIAGVIYGVIFSLANFVTPKPREMTVTIPADKFLKK; translated from the coding sequence ATGCCCAGTTTGTTCCGCTTTCTGACGGTCGTCGGCATCATCGCCGGGGTGATCTATGGCGTGATTTTTTCGCTGGCGAACTTCGTCACGCCGAAGCCCCGGGAAATGACGGTCACCATCCCCGCGGACAAATTCCTCAAGAAATAG